In the Dyella humicola genome, GGCTTTCGTTGGTCGTGGGTAGCCACCCGTCGTCTATTTGCCCTTGCCGATCCGCCAGCAGGCTTCAAGGAAAATTCGTCGTTCCTGCTCGCCGTCAATTTCCGGTGCGAGGCGCCGCGCAAGGGTATCCAGGTCGCCGCCGCCCTGCGTGGCCCGACGTACCAGGTGTCCGGCCACGGGCCCGATGCGCTTGGCGAGTTCAACCTCTAGCAGGCGCAGGTGGGCCGCATCGACGCCGCCGGCCGCATGGACGCTATCGCCCGGCCCGGTGTCCTGCGATGGCCGATGTGCGGCGGGGATGTCGTGGGCGGTGTACCCGCCGAGGGCTGTATCGAGGTAATCGCACAGGCGAGTGATGTGCGGTTCGAGTGGTGGCGGGAACGCATCCATCCAGTGTTGTGCACTGAGGAAGTACTCCAGGCTCTTCGATGGCAGCACATCCTCGATCCGAAACGGCAGGATCGGCAACTGCTTGTGCACAGCCCGTTCCACTTCGCGCCGCACTTGGCCCGAGTCGTTGCTGCTGCCGGAGAAAACCAGCACCATCAGCCGCGCACTGGAAATCGCATCGATGATTTCAGCCGCCCAGTCGGCTGCCGGGGATACGTCGCGCGGCGCGATCCATACGCTGATGCCGCGCGCTTCCAGGCGCTGCACGAGCGCGAATGCAGCCTCCCGATCCGGCTGCGAATAGCTGACGAACAGGTCGTGTGCCATGGCACCCTCGCGGAATACATCAGAGCATCCCCAGCATCTGCAGCGCCTTGTCCAGGCTCTTGCGCATGCGGTTAAAGGCGGCCGACAACGCCGCCACCTCAGGCCCTCCGCCACGTGGGAACTCCGCGGCGGCGGTATCACCGAGGCTCACCTGGTCGGCTATCCGTGCAATCCGGCGCACCGGGCGGATGACCAACATATAGAGCGAGACGTTGACGACCACCAGTACGCTGACAAGCATCGCCGCGATGGCGGTCAGCACGTCGCGGCGGACGCGTCCGGCGTTCGACTCGGCACTGGCCAACGGCACCGAGATGACTTGCGCGCCGACGACCTCGTTGGGCTGCCAGCCAAAACCATTGTCGCTCCCATAGCGTGCGAGCATCGTTGCCGGTGCCGCCGAAGGCAGGCTGTGACAACCCAGGCAGCCGGCATCGACGCGGATCGGGCGTGCCAGGTAAAGGGTTTTGCCCATCGGGGTGTCGCGTGTTCCGCTCACTTCCCTGCTGCTGCTGTCGTTGCGGAAGCGCTGCACGATGTCGGCCTCCCAGTCCGTCGCGCGGTCGCGTGGATTGGTCGGGTTGAGCGTGGCTTCCTTGTAGGAGTAGTCGGGGTGCTCTTTGTGCAGCGTGAGGAAATTCTGCGTCGCGGCATAGAACGGCACGCTCTGCGGGCGGAACGCGCTGACCATCTTGTCGTCGAGTAACGGCCCGATCTCAGTCTCGGTGTAGGAGCGAATCGCCGCAGCGCTATCCAACATCAAGCCGGCCTGGGCGAGCACCTCGCGCGTCGCGTTGTCCTGCAGCGTCGATGTCACGACCAGGGAGATCGCGACCATGCCAAGCGCGAATGCGACAAGCAGTATCAGGTTGATCCGCAGCAGCATGCTCGACCCCCTTGCCGGAGCACAGGCCCACCGACCCGGCCCCAGCAGTGTTCATGGCTGTTGGAACTTCGCTGGCGCCCTGGAGACGCGCCACTCATGCCACCTCGAGAAATCATGACACAAAGCGCCAGGCCGGGGACCTGCCCGGTCGATGGGGGCCTGGTCGATGGGCGATTTGGAGGGAAGTGCCTGCGCAGCTTTGCCCGCCTCTCAGCCGGCATGCGCTCGCCGGCGTGCATCCCCGCGTTGCAACATTCGTCGCTGCAAGCTGAAATGGGACAACTCGCCTCGATGGCCGTCTTCATCCATTTCCATTCCAGCCGAAAACCCTTGTGATTATGCAAACGCCACAGCTAAACGCTCCTGCCGCCGCCTTCATGGGCAGGCTGGCAGATTCGGTGACTCATGCGCGCACTCTCGAAGAGTTGGTGCGGCCGCTGCTGGAACTGCTCCAGACCGTGACTGGACTTGAATCCACCTACCTGACCACGATCGATCAGGAAGCGGGCTTTCAATACATCCTGTTTGCGCGCAACACGCGCCGGCTCGAGATTCCCGAGGGATTGTCCGTGCCGTGGGAGGGCACCTTGTGCAAGCGTGCCCTGGAGGAGGGCCTGCCCTATACCGATGACGTCGCCCATTGTTGGGCGGATTCCGCGCCGGCACGGGCACTCGGAATTGCGACCTATGCGAGCACCGCCGTACGCACGGATGACGGCACGCTCTACGGCACGCTTTGTGCTGCCAGCGGGGAGCGCCAGCCGTTGGCCGAGGGCGCCGAGCAGGTCCTGCAGATGTTTTCACGATTGATCGCCCAGCAGGTCGAGCGCGAACGACTGGTGCAGGCGTTGCGACAGGCGAATGACGTGCTGGCGATCAGTGCGCTCGTGGACACCACGACCCAGCTGCCCAATCGACGTGCACTGATGGATGAGATGAATCACCGCCTCGCGTCGCTAGTACCCGACCAGCAGGCGCTTGTGGTGGCCTTCATTGACCTTGACCAGTTCAAGGCGATCAATGACAAGTACGGACATGACACGGGTGATCGCTTTCTGGTTGCCATTGGTGGCCGACTTCAGGGCGCACTTCGCGCAGGTGACTTTGCCGCCCGTCTTGGTGGCGACGAATTCGTGGTGCTCGCCACCTCGTCCCGTGCTGATGCGACTGGCGCGGTCCATGCGCTGCGAACCCGACTTGAGGTCGCCACTACCGGCCGATTCCATTTGAAAGATCTGACGATCGACTATGGCGGGCCGAGCATTGGTGTCATCGTCGCAGCACCGGAATGGCGCGATCCTGAAGCGTTGCTTTCCGAGGCCGATGCTGCAATGTACGCCGCCAAGCGCACACGCAAGAACACATTCCGTCACTGACACATGCGGGAAGAGTCGTTGCCGACCCATGGCAGACAAGCGCAAGGGGGGCAAACACGCTTTGGTTAGGGGCGCTGTGTACGAAGCGAAAGCGCCTCTGGATTGCCTTCCCGGCTATCCCCTGGGGAAGCCTTGGCTGAGGTCGGACCTTGTCCCCAAAGATGCCCCGAAACGTCAGGGGCAACCTCTGCCCCATGCCCTTGCCGCGATTCCATGAGGTCAACGGACGGCCATTTGGCGGCTTGGACAGGGCGATACTCCCCGACGGCTTGAAGAGTTGCCATACTGCGCACCGGGGACTCTAGGCGTTGTCTGCTCTTTTGGCGGGCGGACACGGGGACAAGGGGGGGATATGGGGCTTTGGTCAGGCTTGGCCGTCGGGCAGGGATTTCCGCGTCCCGAAGGAACTGCCAGCTTCGAGCTTTATGGCGTCGTCTCCGCCTGCGACTCAGGCTCGGCGCTTTCAAAGGCCATTGATCTCGCCACACGGCACTGGCCGGAAATCGCGCAAGGCAATCAAACCTCCGCTTCCGAGGCCGTGATCCATGCCGGGGGGATCAACGAGGTTGCCTTGGTACCGGGAATGGAGGTCGACTTCGTCGACGTCTCTTGGACCTAGATGCCCTGTCCACACCCCAAAGTGGACAGATGCTTGGCTTGCGCAACTACACACTCGTCGATTCGAAATGGTCTTCCAACAAAGAGGGTGGACTTCATGAAATCGAAAGGCTTGGTATTGGTATCGGTTGGGCTCATCGTCGTCGTGGGCTTTCTAGTGCAGCGAAGCTACAGTTCGAGCGCGCGTCCAGACAGAAATCCGGATCCGCAGAAGAGCGCTTTGCCGGTCGACGCGCTTCAGTTCAAACCCATCGATCACGAGAGCTATGAACTTGGTTTCGCGGCTGGAAAGTCGGCCACAAACACAACCAAGAAGCCCGCTGACTGGGTCAGTTATTGGCTTGGCTACGGGGAAGAAAAGCGGGCGGAGGGTGATACCCCACCGCGCGCGGGTAGTTTCGCCGACCTCCTCCATGAGGATCAGCGTTGCGTTCAAGGCGAAGTTCTAACGATTCGCGAAAGTACCTATGCCAAGACAAAGAATGCCTCGGGAACCACATTCCTGTGCAACCGCTTCACGGTTTTGCCGCCTGCTAGCTGAAGGGGCAGGGCTGATGGAGCCGGTATTGAAGGCACCTTCAGCCCTACTCGCACGTGCGTCTATTAGGTGTGTCGGCCGATCTTTGCCTGTTAGACAACATGGAGAAGCGAATGAAGTTTCTTATGTTCTACGAGCTGGCTCCTGACGGTCTATCTAAAGTGCAAGCGAATCTCCCTGGCCACCAAAGTCGGCTAAGAGAGTTTCACACGGGAGGCTCACTCCTCATGGCAGGGCCGTATGGCGCGCCACCGCTCGGCGCGGTGGGGATCTTCACCTCGCGTGAGGCTGCCGATGAATTCATTGCGGGCGATCCGTTCGTGCTGAACGGCGTCGTGGGCAAATACAGTATTCACGAATGGTTTGAGGTCTTAGCGCCTTGAGTCAGCGCCCGCCATCTGCTTGCACCTGAAGCACTTGCCTCACTCGGCATTCAAGGGGTCGCGCGTGCCACGCGCGGCTTACCTTGGGCGTTGACTGTATAGACGCGCCTAATAGCGAGACGCCCGGCAAGTGACGGTCGGGCGCATTTGTTTGCGGGGCAGTCATTGCAGCCCCGAGGAACCGACGTCAGTGCTTCCAACGGGGCAGAAATCAGTCAGCCCGCCGCGATTCTTCGCATCCCCCCATGAGACGTCGGCATAGCGGAGCGGCGGATGTCGATTTGCCCGTGCCAGGTTCGTCGTTCAGATGAGAGGCTTTCTGTTGGGCCAGACGCACAGTCAGGCCCAACGGGCAGAGCGTGCCTCAAGCACCTTGCATGGGAACGGCCTGAGGGAGCAAGCAGATGAACAGAAAAGTCCATCATTTCAGCTGTCTGGTCACGATATGCATGCTCGCTACCTGGGCTGTGAGCGCAGTCGCCGCGACGCAACAACCGCGCCCAAGTTATCCCCGCATGGCGTCGCTTTCCCAATACCTGATGACTGACCGTGCCGCGGAAATAGCGTTGGCGCGAAGCGCTGCGCCTGCGGCGATTTCCGACCGTGCCACCGTCCTGGTTCTCGCACCGCATGGCTATGTAACAGCCGTCGAAGGCAAGAACGGCTTTGTGTGCGTCGTCGAGCGAGGCTGGATGTCGCCCTTCGATGCTCCCCAGTTTTGGAATCCCAAATTACGTGGACCTATCTGTTTCAATCCAGAGGCAGCCAGGTCGATCCTACCCATGACGTATAAAAGAACGGCCCTGGTGCTGGCCGGGCAATCCAGGGAGGACATCCAAAAGGGCATCGAGGCCGCGCTCGCCGCCAGGCAACTGCCGCCGCCGGAGTCTGGAGCCATGTCTTACATGATGTCCAAGCAAGGGTATCTGGACGACCAGGCGGGTCACTGGATTCCACATCTGATGTTTTATACGGCCACCAACGTGGATTGGGGTGCTGATCAGGCAGGCTCCCCGGTCATGTTGAACCCACAATTTCATGGCTCACCTGAGCCGATAAACGTGTTCATGATGCCTGCCGGCAAGTGGTCCGACGGCACCGCCGCGCCGAGCAGGTAGGCACAGCAGCGCTGATGGAGCCGGCGGTCGGCGTGCTGGAAAAGTCCGCCTTGACCCATGACGGCAGACACGTCCGACGTTCACAAAATCAGCGTAAAAGTAGGTACGAGCGGCGCCTGCTGCCGATGGCACGGGCATGCTGTTCAGTCGATAACGGAATTCACACTTGGGCCATGCCGAGGCTCGCAACTGACTTGGTGTAACCTGAATAGGACCGGGAGTGGCGATGGAGGTCGAACAAATGGCTGCAGAGTCCGCCTCTGCTGCGTGGATTGCGTTCGGTGCGATAGAGATCGACACCCTGGGCCATCGCTTGTTTGTCAACGGCGAGGAGGTCGGGCTTGAGCGCAAGGCATTCGCCGTACTCGTCCTGTTGGCGCGCGAACCCGGTCGCGTCTTGAGCCGTGACGAGATTCTCGACGAGGTGTGGGGGCATACGCACGTCACGCCTGGCGTGCTAAGTCGCGTCATCGCGATGTTGCGTCATGCGCTCGGCGAGAGCGGCGACGAAAGCCACTATCTGCATACCGTGCATGGCGTCGGTTTTCGCCTTGATGCCGAGGTGCGATCCGCCAGGTCGCGTGAGGAGTTGGTGACGGATGGGGCCTTTCCGGTCACCGAGCCTGAGTTCGAACCGGTACTCACCAGCACGGTCGCCGCGCCACCCGTCGCCACGGCGGCGAGTTCGGCAGCGCCCTCGCGGCCGGTCCAGCCGCCTCGGCTAAAAAAGCGCCTCGTTGCCTTCTTGACGGGGCTGTTCGTAGTGGCAGCCGTACTGCTCGGCCGTCACCTGTTCGCACGTCACCCTGCGGACACGGCGCCGGTGGCGGATCTCAAGTCCATCGCGGTGCTGCCGTTCGAGAGTCTCAGTACCGACCAGGGCAACGCGTATTTCGCCAGCGGCATGCAGGACATGATCCTGACCGAGTTGGTGGGTATCGGCGGGCTCAAGGTGATCTCCCGCACCTCGACCGAGAAGTACCCGAGCCATCCGGAGGACGTGAAGACCATAGCGAAACAATTGGATGTGGCGACGCTGCTGGAGGGCACGGTTCAGAAGGTCGGCAATCAAGTGCTCATCAATGTGCAGTTGATCGACGCGAACAGCGGCAACCATCTTTGGGCGAAAGCCTATACGCGCACGCTGGAGAATGTCTTTAACGTGGAAGGCGAGGTCGCGCAGAACGTAGCGGAGGCGCTGAAGGTACGGCTGACATCTGCCGAGACCGCGCGTATCGACAGGGCGCCGACCTTGAACGCCGAAGCCTACGATCTGTACCTGCGAGCCGGCGCACACGCCAACCGCGCCTACGATGATCCCACGCTGTCATCGTCCGAGTTGCGCTTGGCGATCCCGTTGTATGAACAGGCCTTGGCCAAGGATCCGGAGTTCGCGCTGGCGGCCGCCGCGCTGGCGCGCGCCCACATGCAGATCTATTTCTTTGGGCCCGATCGCACGAACGCGCGACTGGTGGAGGCGAAGACCGCCGTCGATCGCGCCCTGGCGCTGCAGCCGAATCTGGGCCAGGCCCATTACGCGCTGGGCCTGTATGACTATTGGGGGCATCGGGACTATGCCGCTGCCACCACCCAGTTGGAGCTGGCCCGGCAGGCGTTGCCCAACAGTGCCACGGTTGAGCTCCTGATCGCCTCGATCGCCCGGCGCCAGGGGCGTTGGGATGAGGCGGTGGCGCTGTTTCACACGGCCACCGAACTTGATCCGCATAGTGAGTTTGCGTTCAACCAACTCGGCGTGACTTACCAGAGCATGCGTCGTTACGCCGATGCCGCGCGGGCCTATTCCGCTGCCCTGGCCGTAAGTCAGAATCCCATTGGCGAACGTATGTCGCTGGCCTTCAATGAGCTGATGTGGAAGGGCGATCCGGCACCGCTACGCGCCGCGCTGGCGGCGATTGCGCCGGGCAGTGATGCCTACGCCGGCAATGTCATGGCCATCTATTTCGAGCGCTCGCTGGCGCACGACTATGCCGGGGTCATCAAGTTGGTCGAGGCGAACAAGGCAGAGAACTGGGACGACGCGGACAACGTCGTTTTGCCCCGACGCCTATTCCTGGCATGGGCTTTGGAAGCGGCGGGAGACACGGCCAAAGCGACAGCGGCGTATGCCGAGGTGGAGGCGCGTGCGCACGCCGCCCTTGGCGAGCGGCCGGACGACGCGGACCTGCATCTCACCCTGGGATATGCCTATGCCGGACTCGGGCGAAAAGCCGAGGCCGTCGCCGAAGGCGAGCGTGCCGTCGCCTTGATGCCGATCACGGCGGACGCCCTCACCGGAGCGGACATGCTCGCGCACCAGGCGCAGCTCTATGTGCGGGTCGGCCAGCCCGAGCAGGCCATCGACCTGATCGGACGAGTGCTGTCCATGCCTGCTGGCGGCATCCTGACGAGCGGATTGCTCCGGATCGACCCGGTATGGGATCCGCTACGCGACGATCCACGCTTCAAGGCGTTGCTGCTGAAGTACCCCAGCGGAGCCTAGGCCTCCAAAGAGCCGGCCGCCGCACCCGACCTGACGTCCGGACGCGGCGGCACTGAAACAGTTACTGCTACTGCTCGGTGGTCGGGACGAGAGTCACGACGAGGTCGTTGGGGACATCGTCGATGGCCGCGTAGTTGAACGCCGCGTTCTTAGGCGCCAGTACCGTAGCCACGCCGAATGCGCCGCCTTGTGAAGCGTCGACATTGACTTCTCCGACGTAGTGGCCGGTGCGCGTGAACTCCACGATTTCACTCGGATGCAGAGGATCGGCGTTGACCGCATCACCGTTGGCAGTCAGCAGATGCCCGTTCGGAGCAAATGTCAAAGCCAGGGGGCCGCGCAAATGGGGATCCACAAAGACAACGTGGCCTTTGTTCACGGCCGTGTTGCGCTCTCCTGCGTTGGGTATGGCGAAGATCGCATTGTCCGCGGTAGACGCGACGAACAGCGTGTCAGAGGCGCCGTCATAAGCCAGCCCCGTTGGCCCCAAAACTAGTGCTGCCGAGTTCGGTTGATGGGAATAACCCATGGCAATCTGTACTTTTTTGGTGACCACGAAGCCCGAGCTGCCAATACTGACATCCAGTCGCGACACGGTCCCGCTGAGCACGTTGGAGACAAAAATTTGTGCGCGATTGCCTTGGTCGTTGATGGCCAGATCCCACGGGCTATCCAGGTACGTGCTATTGGACAGCGTAGTCACCAGGTGGCCATGGCTGTCGATGACTTGGAGCGCTCCTTGCGAAATCGTGTTTATCGTGCCGTCCGACGTAGGCACGTTTCCAACGATGACGAAGCCGCGACTAAGTACGCCCAGTGCGGTCGTCAGACCAGGATAGTGGCTTTGGAAAAACGTCGTGGCGTTACCAGGAGTGCCCGCTGCGACACCTGGTGCCAAGTCACCCGTGGGCGTCAATTTGATGATCGTTGTGCCAGTGCCCTGGAGGTTGTTGATGTTGTTGAAATTTGACACCAGCACGTCGCCGGGCGCGATGGATCCGCCCTGCGGGAAGTTCACGGGCACGAATGCCACGCCGTAGGGGTTCAAGTCGCCGTTGGCCGGGATCGTCGAAGATGTAATGCTGGGCGGCAGGAAAGCGTCTTGCGCAGCCGTCGCTTGCGCAATATTGATGGTGTAAAGAAATAGATACGCGAGTCCGATCGCGGATAGGCGGGTCATCCTTCGAATATTCACGCTCATGGTTGTCTCCTGTTTCAGTCGGGGACACCAGGGCCTCTCCACGCCCCTGTGAGTGTGGTCCGGGTGAGGGGTACGTCGATGTGCCGCCCAACGCTCGGTCGGACGGCGGAGATGCGCACTGCTATAGAGTGATTCCCTCCGAGCATGCGCGAAGGTGCATCGGCAAGGGACCGTGATTTAGATATCATTCATCCGGTTCGACCTGCCGCGCATCAACCGATTCTGGTGGAGGGAGATCTGCAGTCGCTTTTCGCCATGCTGGAAGGCCCGCCGCGACCGTACTTCGCGCACGGATTCGATGCTATCTACACCCATTGCTCTATATCCCGGCTCGTCACACCGACTTATATAGAGCCGGCGCGTCACCACGGGCCACGTCAATTGCAAAGGAGCGAGCAAATGCTAGTGAGGTCGATCCTGGTGCTATGCCTTGGATTTCTCTTGATGGCCAAGCCGGCTGAAGCCGCGCCGGCCGCGGCGGCCGGACACGTCACTGGCGTCGGCGGCGTGTTTTTCAAGGCGAAGGATCCGAAGGCGCTGGCCGCGTGGTATCGCGACGTGCTTGGACTGCCGATAGAAGCCTGGGGCGGTGCGGCGCTACGCTACGACGCACCCAAGCACCCTGCGGTGCTGGCCTGGAATGCATTCCCTGCCTCGACGAGTTACTTCGCGCCATCGACCAGTGCGTTCATGATCAACTACGCAGTTGACGACATGGATGCCTTGCTCGCACGGTTGCGCGCAAAAGGCGTCGTCATTCTGAAGCGCGACGACAACGACCCAAATGGCCGCTTCGCGTGGATTCTGGATCCCGAAGGCAACAAGATCGAGCTTTGGGAACCGAAGCGCTAGGCACGTCCTCATCAGCCGGCAAACCAGCTGCGATGTCTGAGCGCGTGGTGGGTCATGTCGATATGAGCCAAAACTACACGGATCACGGTGGCGACTCTGCGCGTGCATCAACTTCCGTCGACCGTCGTACGTAGCTGTACAACTGCTCTTCTAAGCGACGGACGAAGGTTTGGCGCAGTGAAGGGCGTTGGCTGTTTCGACCGGCTGAATCCGTAACCTAACGCGGACGTGAAACCGTCCTTCACGGAAGCGCGAGGGTCCACGCGCGAAAATGCAGGCGATTAACCGGTTTTCACCTGTTCGGTGGTTTGGGCCGCGCTCTGGCCACAGCTGTATGCCAGCGTCTTCCATTGACAAGGATTGGGTGGCGACTGTTGTGGGGCAGATGGCGCATGTTGTGTTTTGAACTGAAACCCGTGCCTAGTTACATCCGGCGCAGCGTCGATGCATCGGTAGTGACGACCAGGAAGCTTTGGATGGGCCGCGTCGTCTACAGCATAGGTATGGCGGGGTGCTTCGTCGTTGCGTGTCGAAGTAGCCGGTTCCCATGGTGGGGTTCCATAACGTCTGGGGATTGATCATGCGTAGTTCCAAACGGCACCTGCTCGGTTTGACCACCGCGGCGGTCATGGTGGCATCAGTGGGCGTGCTGGCCCTGCCTCTCTCATCGGACAACTGGGCGTCGACGCCACACTGGTCGTACTCGGGGAAAAGTGGTCCCTCGCACTGGTCGTCGATGGGTCCGAGCTTCGTCGTGTGTGGCAATGGCAAAGCGCAGTCACCCATTGATCTTGAGTCGCGTGATGCCAAAACCGGAAAGGCCGACGAGTTTCACATCGACTATGAGAAGGGCGCGGTCGCCCTGGTAAACAATGGGCATACGGTCCAAGCCAATGTCAGCGACGCCAAGGACACCGTGGTCTTCGATGGCGATACCTATCGACTGGCCCAGTTCCATTTTCATTCGCCCAGTGAGCACACCACGGACGGAACGCGCTTCCCGCTGGAGATCCACTTCGTCAATGAGGATGGAAGAAAGCGGGTCGTTGTCGTTGGCGTGATGGTGAAGCTAGGCAAGCAGAACGAGAGCCTCGCGTCGGTGCTCAGGGCTCTTCCTGCCTCGGAGAAGGAGACTTCGAAGGACACCCGGCCGCCGGTCACGGTGGACCTGGGCTCCGTCCTTCCCCACGACCACGGGGCCTATGTCTATGCCGGGTCGCTCACCACGCCGCCCTGCACGGAGGGCGTACATTGGGTCGTGCTCAAGGAGCCCATTCAAATGTCGAGCGATCAGATCGCGTCCTTCACGCGACTCTTCCCCGACAACCATCGACCTCTGCAAAAGGCCAATGGACGGGAGATCGACAACGAATCGGATTGAGCGTCGCGGATCGGCGTCTGATCTCAGTGGCTACCTGGGCGCGTCGAGGCGTCAGTTCTTTTCGTTGGAAACCTTGGCAAAGCCATCGCGCATACGTCGCAGCAGACGTTGAATCACATCCAGTTCGTCTGGCGAGAGGTCGACAAATACCCTCTCCAGCCTATGCGCATTCATCTCCATGGCGCTGGTGATGACGTTCTTGCCCTTCGCCGTCAGCGTCGCGAGTAACCGGCGCCGGTCTTTCTCATCACCGATCGATTGCACGAGACCGTCTTGCTCGAGCGAGAACATCAA is a window encoding:
- a CDS encoding toll/interleukin-1 receptor domain-containing protein, which encodes MAHDLFVSYSQPDREAAFALVQRLEARGISVWIAPRDVSPAADWAAEIIDAISSARLMVLVFSGSSNDSGQVRREVERAVHKQLPILPFRIEDVLPSKSLEYFLSAQHWMDAFPPPLEPHITRLCDYLDTALGGYTAHDIPAAHRPSQDTGPGDSVHAAGGVDAAHLRLLEVELAKRIGPVAGHLVRRATQGGGDLDTLARRLAPEIDGEQERRIFLEACWRIGKGK
- a CDS encoding GGDEF domain-containing protein, whose translation is MGRLADSVTHARTLEELVRPLLELLQTVTGLESTYLTTIDQEAGFQYILFARNTRRLEIPEGLSVPWEGTLCKRALEEGLPYTDDVAHCWADSAPARALGIATYASTAVRTDDGTLYGTLCAASGERQPLAEGAEQVLQMFSRLIAQQVERERLVQALRQANDVLAISALVDTTTQLPNRRALMDEMNHRLASLVPDQQALVVAFIDLDQFKAINDKYGHDTGDRFLVAIGGRLQGALRAGDFAARLGGDEFVVLATSSRADATGAVHALRTRLEVATTGRFHLKDLTIDYGGPSIGVIVAAPEWRDPEALLSEADAAMYAAKRTRKNTFRH
- a CDS encoding winged helix-turn-helix domain-containing protein translates to MAAESASAAWIAFGAIEIDTLGHRLFVNGEEVGLERKAFAVLVLLAREPGRVLSRDEILDEVWGHTHVTPGVLSRVIAMLRHALGESGDESHYLHTVHGVGFRLDAEVRSARSREELVTDGAFPVTEPEFEPVLTSTVAAPPVATAASSAAPSRPVQPPRLKKRLVAFLTGLFVVAAVLLGRHLFARHPADTAPVADLKSIAVLPFESLSTDQGNAYFASGMQDMILTELVGIGGLKVISRTSTEKYPSHPEDVKTIAKQLDVATLLEGTVQKVGNQVLINVQLIDANSGNHLWAKAYTRTLENVFNVEGEVAQNVAEALKVRLTSAETARIDRAPTLNAEAYDLYLRAGAHANRAYDDPTLSSSELRLAIPLYEQALAKDPEFALAAAALARAHMQIYFFGPDRTNARLVEAKTAVDRALALQPNLGQAHYALGLYDYWGHRDYAAATTQLELARQALPNSATVELLIASIARRQGRWDEAVALFHTATELDPHSEFAFNQLGVTYQSMRRYADAARAYSAALAVSQNPIGERMSLAFNELMWKGDPAPLRAALAAIAPGSDAYAGNVMAIYFERSLAHDYAGVIKLVEANKAENWDDADNVVLPRRLFLAWALEAAGDTAKATAAYAEVEARAHAALGERPDDADLHLTLGYAYAGLGRKAEAVAEGERAVALMPITADALTGADMLAHQAQLYVRVGQPEQAIDLIGRVLSMPAGGILTSGLLRIDPVWDPLRDDPRFKALLLKYPSGA
- a CDS encoding YciI family protein, translated to MKFLMFYELAPDGLSKVQANLPGHQSRLREFHTGGSLLMAGPYGAPPLGAVGIFTSREAADEFIAGDPFVLNGVVGKYSIHEWFEVLAP
- a CDS encoding VOC family protein, with amino-acid sequence MREGASARDRDLDIIHPVRPAAHQPILVEGDLQSLFAMLEGPPRPYFAHGFDAIYTHCSISRLVTPTYIEPARHHGPRQLQRSEQMLVRSILVLCLGFLLMAKPAEAAPAAAAGHVTGVGGVFFKAKDPKALAAWYRDVLGLPIEAWGGAALRYDAPKHPAVLAWNAFPASTSYFAPSTSAFMINYAVDDMDALLARLRAKGVVILKRDDNDPNGRFAWILDPEGNKIELWEPKR
- a CDS encoding carbonic anhydrase — encoded protein: MRSSKRHLLGLTTAAVMVASVGVLALPLSSDNWASTPHWSYSGKSGPSHWSSMGPSFVVCGNGKAQSPIDLESRDAKTGKADEFHIDYEKGAVALVNNGHTVQANVSDAKDTVVFDGDTYRLAQFHFHSPSEHTTDGTRFPLEIHFVNEDGRKRVVVVGVMVKLGKQNESLASVLRALPASEKETSKDTRPPVTVDLGSVLPHDHGAYVYAGSLTTPPCTEGVHWVVLKEPIQMSSDQIASFTRLFPDNHRPLQKANGREIDNESD
- a CDS encoding c-type heme family protein, yielding MLLRINLILLVAFALGMVAISLVVTSTLQDNATREVLAQAGLMLDSAAAIRSYTETEIGPLLDDKMVSAFRPQSVPFYAATQNFLTLHKEHPDYSYKEATLNPTNPRDRATDWEADIVQRFRNDSSSREVSGTRDTPMGKTLYLARPIRVDAGCLGCHSLPSAAPATMLARYGSDNGFGWQPNEVVGAQVISVPLASAESNAGRVRRDVLTAIAAMLVSVLVVVNVSLYMLVIRPVRRIARIADQVSLGDTAAAEFPRGGGPEVAALSAAFNRMRKSLDKALQMLGML